GTCATGTCGGCCAATTTGATTAACATGACTTTAGTGCTTTCAGCATACTCTTCGCTGCTATTCGATTGTTGCTTTAGGATTTGAATAACTCGAGAAAAGCGATTGAAAATCTAAAAGAAAAAGAGTTGACACGGTTTTATAAATGCACAATAGTGGAAAAATAAGTTAATAGGTTATGGTTGGTAGTGACCGCTTGAAATGGACTCATATGTGAGATATTTTATCCATTGTAACTCTAGTTACTTTGAGTTTCCAAAGCAGATATTTCTCATAATCTGCGAGGGGCATccagaggccatcgtagcgcggaggttagcatttctgcgtatgacgctgaacgcctggaatcGAACCCTAaagagaacataaaaaaatgtaagcggtgcttataccctcctaatgaatgcaacatttggtaggtactacgccatgtaaaaacttcttccaaaGAGGAGccgcacgtcgttcggactcggctataaaaaggagttcccttatTATTAAGCTTAAAAACCgcacagcactcactgatatgtgagaagtttgccacgtCCCTAATGGAAACATTTGCATATGCGATGGGCATCCATCAAAGAACGTGCTAGTATAATATTTTTAGAAGGACAACATGATCCCAGTAGACATTATGCAGCCTCGTTTGGCGAATCTGTTTGCTAACTGAAGCCAGCCCGTTGTTGTGtgtttgttgtagccacatctgTATGGGGAGGTAGCGATCTTGTCAAGCtacataggtgagcaagctttaAAGAACCCAATCTATCTATTTAAAGACCCCAATAACTCATCTAGTCGTATCGAATATTGTAGTCACTCCGTATTTAAGCCAATGCtattgccgcccggcctctcactgagactctccactcgatatcgcaAATTGTCCGCGACTACAATTGTGCATTTGTGGAATTTTCCATACTGTATCTTGCTCACTCGTAATTTACGCTGAAGCAGTGCAATTTGCTAATGGTCTGCCCGGCACGGTATTACTATCAGCACCACATATTTTGCAACTTTCAGTTCTGATTTGTGTGTTCGTGGCTTTTATGAGAACCTCAGCTGAGATCTATTGGATGCgctcacaggttgcggataattaaatgagagtctcagtgaggagccaggtgcctgtgatactcgatatgacaaggcgatgtATTTGCGCCCTtacataaccaatggccaatggCCAAACTTCCTGAGGCGATCGAACTGCTGTAGGAACGACCCGTCATAATATAACTATAGGCATCATACGGGCTGGAACTCTAAGCTTCGATTgtatggtgttcatcgttatcataagaagctcagctgagagctaccgggcttgtccacatgttgcggatagtgaaatgcttcgTAAACAATCGgcagtatcgagtggagagccgCAGTGAAAAGCCGGTCGCCACCGGATCCTGCTTAAATACggagtacctatgatgctcgatatgacaaggcgacgATTTTAAATAACCAGTGGTCGCCGAACGAGCTTGTTCATCTAtaggagtttgacgaggattgcTACATGCTAATGTGTCACTATTACAACAACATAAGacgttttaaagcgatttggctGGTTTAACGATATAAGGCTTTCCAATAGAATAAATTTTCTAAGTTAatctttattgttttttttgtacACTGATGTGGCAGCCCATGCCAATAAAGGACTCCAACGGGTCAATGCGGAACGTACAACTGGATTGGTTGTTGTAGTCTTATTGTAGAGTTCCAatacctaacataacctaatctaccgcaatttttttggataagtaagagaaaaaatgcaatgcaGTTCCTCACATGCCCTATCACATGTGGCATTTGTTCAGCtaaccaaaagaaaaaagaaaacaatcgaATTGGAGATAttgcaaataaatttaaatgcaTTATTCGGCATTATTAAGAAATGCAGCAAAGCATGTGCTTTAAGCAGAATAAGTTGGTTATTGCGCAATTAGGTTTAATAAAAATTGACTGAATATAAACACTTCAGAGataagaaaaaccaaaaacgaACTATgtataaaattgcaaaaatctaTAGTTATCTTGAGGGGGGGCtaagtttttgcaaaattttcaatccaTGTGGCtaagattaaattaaaatttcaatacacAAAATGTTTTGCTCTTACACATACCCTTTGGAAAACATCTGGCGTTCGTTCAATTGATGAGGACAGCATATGAAACACTATGGGGGTCACCTTTGGCCTCACCACTGGTATCATAAGCGAGGCAAATAATTGCTCAATATTCTCCAAGGCAATCTGATCGACGAGTGCCGTTTTCTGTTGGCTCTGCAAGCCATTTAAGATTTCCATGATCCAGACATtgagattatgacgaaaggtgcaAATACGCAGCCATTCACACAACAAAGCCACAGCTTTGCATATGCTCTGGTCGGCCACATCATCGCTCAGTAATCCTGTAAAAACGAAATAAGCATAGAGTTAGATTCAGATATGCTAGGATGGTAGGATTTAACTGATGCCCATGCTGATGACTTACCTGCCACTGCCTCGCGTACCATATCCTCgctaaaaagttgaaaaattacCGATAATGCACAAGACGGCGGCTCGGCATACTCTGTAATTAATTTGCACACAATGGGCAAGTAGGTGCGAAAATATACCAGTTTATCGCTATTCTTCGTAAAGAAAACTCCAACTTTTGCTATATCCTGTTTGAAGCGTTTCATCTCTTCGGCGTGACGTGGTTGAGGAACTCTTGCCAATTTGTAAATGAAAATACGATAGATTTCGGACATATGATTGCTAAAGTCAGGCTTGTTTTCCacaaaatcgattaaaaataaaatctgggCAATATCATTGGGCTGTTGATGTACCATAGGCGCTGTAGATGCTAATCCACCAACAGCGGGTGATAGGGATGATGTTATagttttcgatttggcaaaagCTCCTGTGTTGCCACTGCATCCCGGCAGTTCAGCGTTGCTTGTTACCCCTAGGCCGTTAGAAGCACTCACACCACCGTCGGTGCTTGCCCCAGCAGCAttcatttttttcgatttggtccCCGTTGATTTTACATTGGTACCATTGACTTGATTTGCATCCGAAGAACCATTCCCTTCGCTATTGTTTTGCTTAACAGCCATATCCTATTCGATTTGAAGCAAAGCAACGGCGTGTTCGCGTCGAAAAGCGAGAAGATGGGTACGTCGTCGAGACGGATTGCAGTCAGGTGTCCTTGATTTCTTTtgttcttctttcttctgtgtGTGGCCAAGCAAGTCTAGTACGTTCGGGCTGTATGGGGTGTTCCAAAACTTCAGCACTtcgaaagaaaatgaaaatcacAATTTTTCGCCACGAATGAGACCCTTCATATGTACTATAATAGAACTAATTATATTTGGCTACTGCAAATCacacaattttcaatatttgttgTGTATGTATTAcgcctttcttttttttttgtgtctgaTTATGATgtttgtcttcttcttcttcgttttGCATAAAGTTGATATTTGGCTGTGTTTATTAAGCGGAATGATGATTTTGGTGATGTTCATTAACTTTGTTAAGCATAGCGTTGACGCGCAATGGGTTGTTCACATACGTTAaatatttgagcagtttgctgttttattttatactaagctcagaccaaagctgttttgaCCAAGCAACtcattttccctttataaagctctgaaaacgagtcgtttttccTTTACAGTGAATAATGCCATGCCTTCATTGACTCGTTTTGCTTATGTCGTTGTGAAAACCAGCTCAACCGTTCACACTAGTTGAGAtgttttggaaatttcattttttcacactccaacataaatgttatgatGTTAAGATTTATTTTGTCTTGCTTAaatctgtaaaattttattcattctataattttttttggaaaaaaatcttttttaatcTTTAACATTATTCAGGACTGTGTTTATAAATGTTATGATGTTAAGATTTATTTTGTCTTGCTTAaatctgtaaaattttattcattctataattttttttggaaaaaaatcttttttaatcTTTAACATTATTCAGGACTGTGTTTATTTAGCAcaaatttggcatttttttgGGTTCACATGCGTTGTTTTTGTGGTAAACGAATCGTTTTGTccttataaattgtaaaggaaaaacgatttgtttcgcatattctctgctcatgtacgtacACGTATGCacgcacgcacacaaatttctttgtgtgtgttggcaaaccctcgatcagcttgatggcggaATGCACcacatgatttgtggttgttgtttttcttgttgttgttcttttaattgtttcgccatgatttTGTTTTGGCCTTTAGCATAAACCATGGTACTATTAAGAGGtagtgtcattagcacaacaacgaAAATCTACCCttaacgaaactaccttgagaggcaaatgccgtaaattgaaatgtttttagatattaactttgttttacaacttatcttcttatCATATGGAGCAATCcaccatcttgtcatcaagctgatcgaagtTTTGCCAACACGCACGAAGaaatttatgtgtgtgtgtgtacatgtgcgcgtaaatgagcagagaatatatgAGAAAGAAGAtagcaacaaagagaatgcaaacaacaaTCTGACATCTTAGTACCGTTAAACCTGGCCTGCTGTTAACagttgttcgcgtgagaccaccttattaaattCGCCTCGATGTTCGGGccgttttgttttaattgataCGTAAATTTACTAACCCTGTCTTCATAACACACAGTTAATATACTAGCTTCGTAACGTGTACAACGAACATGTATACACATTCAATAATTGCGGTTTATTcttttttgttgcttatgtgttcAGTGTGTGCGTGGGTGTGCGGTCGATTCTCATTTTGattctgatttttgttttgctctcatttgtcttttgtttttgttgttactaCTGTGTCGTGTGTTCAAtcggcacaattttttttttgtacttttccGTCAAAGTCCTCCCACAATTTGGAAGAGTAAATTCAGTGTCATAAAGGTCATAAAGTAAAGTTATTAATATTCACAGAAGATGGCTATTGATCCTAACATTGTTGAAGTAAATGAAATCACCGACTATTGGTCATTTCTCATGAGCGTAAGTAACTCATACACACATACACCGGAATTTCAATACGGGCTGGCTAAAGAAGACACAACTCTTTCATTTCAGATTGATTGGTGGGATCCCTGGCTAATAGGACTTATCATGATGCATATAttgacaacaacgacaacattgATGACACGAAACAACACTAATTTCCAAATATTTCTATTTCTGATTTTGCGTAAGTAAATTTGTTCGAAATCATCGTCATTGAATGAGTAACGAAGATGTAAAATCGTTAAATACCCACCTAATTTTCAAAAGGTTAAGGACCTCATAACATAGATATAATATAAGCGACGTTACCTTGGAATTTCTTACACCATGACGTTTAACATATTCGAGTTAAAAGTGTTAATTATGGATGACacagtttaaattaaaaaatttgagaTGAGATGAAGTAAAAATGGTTATACGGTGTAATAACcgaacattttattaaattcgtcgaaatttaattCCTCTAGATTATGTGTATGATAGTTAAAAAACCGTTTTGTGACTTTAATAGGATATTGTCCTATTGTAGACCATTGTCATATTGATCTCAGGCAATGGATAGAATTATGAAGAGCCATTCTAATCTCAATAAAATGATGAGCTGCCAGGAAACATCATTCGGCAAACCAAGGGACGTAACGGATGTATCTGGGGAATTAAGGGCTCATATGTACAAGTCTGAGATTTGACTTGAACATTGTTGACATGTTAATTTTGTAACTACAGATTTAGTTGGGTTTTATTTTCTGTATGGCTGCAACCGTAGACATCTTCCGATGCATAAAGTCTATGCTTTCTTCGAACTTGCGGTAACCAGTCGTCAAAGCCGAGGGAGTTCTGCGAAGTGGGGTGCTATGTCTTCTACCGAACTTCTATTCCATTAACTCCGGACGACAACGAGGCTGTATTATATTGTGTAGAAATTTAAAGATTGTGACCATCACATGGGTAGTGGAAGATTCAATTATCCTTATAACCCCgtttacaaatgcaaattttgcccatgaacattccactaaggaacacgagcaaaatttttcacatatcaatgagtgcagtccgattcaagtttaagcttaatgataaggggcctcctttttatagccgagttcgaacggcgtgccgcagtgcgaaacctctttggagagaagtttgacatggcatagtacctcacaaatgttgccagcattaggagggcgttcagcgtcataggcggacatgctaacctctgcactacggtaaCCAGAGCCATTAAATCCTGTTTTAAAGAGCTGTGTAACCCCATACTCTCGCTAGTGAGAGTATGGTCCGCGGTCCCCCTGGTTCgctacttttttgtattttaagttgtttaaatttttctgtCCTCTGCGTTTCTCCATCTTCTTTGTCTCTTCAACCTTCCTTTAGGGTCTTCGAAGACAGTAGTTTCTATGGAGCTGTTGTCGCAGCAGTCATCCAATTCACCATccgagtggttctggctcaactaCGTTCTGGTAGATACAGCTGTCTCAattcctgttgttgttgtagcaggaactctgcgactaagatggggtgcgtccagatgGATATCtttctgagtcgagtgggtctggctggccaGTCAAACagatgacgtgtatcgtgtggtacCTGGTCATAATCGGGTCATACACTTCGGTATCAATCCTTGttctgtagaagttgaggcgtctgcatctgtcggaacgtaattgagccagaaccactctggtttgccgtggGAGGTCAATTTCCTCAAGTGCAATCGaaagcggtcgttctccaaggactacccggtagctatttatcgcatctgcatgaatgttgtctagattgATTGCTGCCTAAGTGTTTTGcgtgtggaggtagcgatcctcaacaagctcctataggtgagccaATTCGTTGCAGTTAATGgcaccattggttatttaaagctaCCAATACTCGCTTAGGCACTCAGTATgggccgcccggcctctcactggaACTTTCCACTCGAAAACGTAGATTgatcgcgactgcagttgcaactACCTgatagctctcagctaagcttctcgtgatgatAACGAATATCACATAGATCggtgctcaaagttccagcttgtgtggtgatCATTGTTTTCCCATGCTGAGGGATGCAATTACTCCTCACAGAAACCGATCGACCATTGATTCGGTTCAGAAAAACGAAACAGAAATAGGGTAGAGATCTCGGTGCTGATCAGTAGTTTAGGTAGCAGGCTTTTCGGGATGGTGCTCTTCAATGACCATAAAATAGACGAATAAAAGCCTAAGGCGGCAGCTGCTGGCCGATGAATATATTGGTAGAACCGACTgccatgaaatgttttggtttttcatagaaaattttctcaacattGGACTTTGTTCCGATTCATAATAGTCAATTTTGCTTGCATTAGTTCTCAGTTTGTAGGAGacatagagagagagagctaaAAGGGAAATGGTTGTAGTTTCCATGCAAATTACCCTTCTCTTTTATAAACTAAGAATTGCTGCAAGAAAAGctgtttcatgaaattttgaataagttATCAGAACTATCGACCTATTGACATTAATGGGGTATTATTTTATCAAAGCATTTGTCCCATATGTCGTCTCTTATCTCCTTCTTCATATGTAATGTCTTGCACTCAAcctatattttgattttttttattttgttttcagtATCTGCTGTTTATTTCTCCGAGTCAATAAATGAATATGCGGCAATGAATTGGCGTTCGTTCTCCAAACAACAATATTTCGATAGCAACGGACTATTTATATCTACAGTTTTCTCAATACCCATACTGTTGAACTGTATGATTTTGATTGTAAGTATATAAATCTTCAATGGTGACATTACCCCTCCAGAGTAATGCAGTTGTTAGATAAGACTCTGCCTCtttggaacattttttttttaattcaattttaaattttagggaGCCTGGTTGTATAATTCAACACAGATGATGGCTAAACTTAAAGTGGCCCAATTAAAGGACAAACTGAGGCGAGAACGATTACAGCAACAGGCATCGGAGGAGCATTTAAAAAACCAATAATTACCCCTGATTGATGGCAATACATTATTGCTTAGGACTTTTGTATATTTATGTTTTGCAATCGCTATATATGCAGT
The genomic region above belongs to Stomoxys calcitrans chromosome 5, idStoCalc2.1, whole genome shotgun sequence and contains:
- the LOC106090021 gene encoding transmembrane protein 18 isoform X1, encoding MAIDPNIVEVNEITDYWSFLMSIDWWDPWLIGLIMMHILTTTTTLMTRNNTNFQIFLFLILLSAVYFSESINEYAAMNWRSFSKQQYFDSNGLFISTVFSIPILLNCMILIGAWLYNSTQMMAKLKVAQLKDKLRRERLQQQASEEHLKNQ
- the LOC106090021 gene encoding transmembrane protein 18 isoform X2 yields the protein MRKIMFTIDWWDPWLIGLIMMHILTTTTTLMTRNNTNFQIFLFLILLSAVYFSESINEYAAMNWRSFSKQQYFDSNGLFISTVFSIPILLNCMILIGAWLYNSTQMMAKLKVAQLKDKLRRERLQQQASEEHLKNQ